A portion of the Pseudomonas sp. GR 6-02 genome contains these proteins:
- a CDS encoding DUF7683 domain-containing protein has translation MNHVIYAFDKETEALVFEVPVPADGIAQLRAIMSWTEAEEEIYGYDLDSQQITKLETLVGRSFYDPQYDFQLGCYASK, from the coding sequence GTGAACCACGTAATTTATGCTTTTGATAAAGAAACAGAAGCGCTGGTATTCGAAGTGCCTGTCCCGGCAGACGGCATTGCACAGCTGAGGGCGATAATGAGTTGGACTGAGGCTGAAGAAGAAATCTATGGCTATGACCTTGATTCCCAGCAGATAACAAAACTGGAAACATTAGTCGGTCGATCATTTTACGATCCACAATACGATTTTCAGCTCGGTTGTTATGCAAGCAAGTAA
- a CDS encoding glycine zipper 2TM domain-containing protein: MRKSVLLVASFSTMAMLLSGCQSSLTGDSYSRDEARRVQTIRMGTIESLRPVKIEGTKTPIGSAAGAVVGGVGGSAVGGGRGSIVAAVIGAVAGGLVGSAAEEGLTRTQGVEITVREDDGSMRAYVQEVQPNEVFRVGERVRISTVGGTSRVSH; encoded by the coding sequence ATGCGTAAGTCTGTTTTGCTGGTTGCTTCCTTTTCCACGATGGCGATGTTGCTCTCCGGTTGCCAATCGAGCCTGACCGGTGACTCCTACTCCCGTGACGAAGCGCGTCGCGTGCAGACGATTCGCATGGGCACCATCGAATCCCTGCGTCCGGTGAAAATCGAAGGCACCAAGACCCCGATCGGCAGCGCTGCGGGCGCAGTCGTGGGTGGCGTCGGCGGTAGCGCCGTCGGCGGTGGTCGCGGCAGCATCGTTGCAGCGGTCATCGGCGCTGTAGCGGGTGGCCTGGTGGGGTCGGCTGCCGAAGAAGGCCTGACCCGCACTCAAGGCGTCGAAATCACCGTGCGCGAAGACGATGGCAGCATGCGCGCCTACGTGCAGGAAGTTCAGCCAAACGAAGTGTTCCGTGTGGGTGAGCGTGTGCGGATCTCCACTGTGGGTGGGACCAGCCGCGTTTCGCACTAA